The following are encoded in a window of Bacteroidia bacterium genomic DNA:
- a CDS encoding aspartate carbamoyltransferase catalytic subunit: MKTFNHKHLIGIKDLSADDINLVFETADNFKEVINRPIKKVPTLRDTTIANIFFENSTRTRVSFELAEKRLSADVVNFSSSSSSVSKGETLVDTVKNILSMKVDMVVMRHPSPGACVFLSKHIDASIVNAGDGTHEHPTQALLDAYSIREKLGDVKGKKIAIVGDITHSRVAISNIYCLKKLGAKVKLCGPPTLIPKHIETMGVEVDYNFDAVLKWADAVNMLRIQMERQDIAYFPSLREYSMQYGLTEERMAKCNKELVIMHPGPINRGVEITSKVADSKNAIILNQVENGVAIRMAVLYLLAGDKS; encoded by the coding sequence ATGAAAACCTTTAATCATAAACATCTTATTGGCATCAAGGATTTGAGCGCAGATGACATCAATCTGGTTTTTGAAACAGCAGATAATTTCAAAGAAGTCATCAACCGTCCTATCAAAAAAGTACCTACACTGCGCGACACCACCATAGCCAATATTTTCTTTGAAAACTCCACACGTACAAGGGTTTCATTTGAGCTTGCCGAGAAGAGGTTGAGTGCAGATGTGGTCAATTTTTCTTCTTCTTCTTCTTCTGTTTCAAAAGGAGAAACCTTAGTCGATACTGTCAAAAATATTTTATCAATGAAGGTTGACATGGTAGTCATGCGACATCCCAGTCCAGGAGCATGTGTATTCTTGTCAAAACATATTGATGCCAGTATCGTTAATGCAGGAGACGGCACACACGAGCATCCTACACAAGCGTTGCTTGATGCTTATTCTATCAGAGAAAAATTGGGTGATGTAAAAGGTAAAAAAATTGCGATAGTTGGCGATATCACACATTCACGAGTAGCAATTTCTAATATTTATTGTTTAAAAAAATTAGGCGCAAAAGTTAAACTATGTGGACCGCCCACCTTGATTCCAAAGCATATCGAAACTATGGGTGTTGAAGTTGATTACAATTTTGATGCTGTGTTGAAGTGGGCTGATGCAGTTAACATGTTACGAATTCAGATGGAACGACAAGACATTGCCTACTTTCCAAGTCTCCGCGAATATTCAATGCAGTATGGATTAACAGAAGAACGCATGGCAAAATGCAACAAAGAACTTGTTATCATGCACCCGGGACCAATTAACAGAGGGGTTGAGATTACATCTAAAGTTGCAGACAGCAAAAATGCAATCATATTAAATCAAGTTGAAAATGGTGTTGCTATTCGTATGGCTGTGCTGTATCTTCTTGCCGGAGACAAATCCTGA
- the pyrR gene encoding bifunctional pyr operon transcriptional regulator/uracil phosphoribosyltransferase PyrR produces MNKRLILNHKEAHIILKRLAMELIENHNDFAHSAIIGLQPRGVFPARLLVEYVKEFTKNPSILYGELDHTFFRDDFRRGNEQLIPHPIKINFDIEGKNIILVDDVVYTGRSVRSAMDALTSYGRPAKIELLALLDRRFNRETPIMSDYCGKVIDTRGKGQKLQVDWNEKKINVWLLNTIEEE; encoded by the coding sequence ATGAACAAGAGGCTCATATTAAATCATAAAGAGGCACATATCATTCTAAAGCGTTTAGCAATGGAATTGATAGAAAACCACAACGATTTTGCTCATTCAGCCATTATTGGATTGCAACCGCGCGGTGTATTTCCTGCAAGATTGCTTGTAGAATATGTAAAAGAATTTACCAAGAACCCTAGCATCCTTTACGGAGAGCTAGACCACACATTTTTCCGCGATGATTTTCGCAGAGGCAATGAACAGTTAATTCCTCACCCCATCAAAATCAATTTTGACATAGAAGGTAAAAACATCATCTTGGTTGACGATGTAGTTTATACCGGTCGCTCTGTTCGTTCTGCAATGGATGCACTTACATCATACGGACGACCAGCTAAAATTGAGTTATTAGCACTGTTGGACCGGAGATTCAACCGCGAAACACCTATCATGTCCGACTATTGTGGCAAAGTTATAGATACCAGAGGCAAAGGACAGAAACTACAAGTAGATTGGAATGAAAAGAAAATCAATGTTTGGCTCTTAAATACAATTGAAGAAGAATGA
- a CDS encoding EVE domain-containing protein → MKFWLIKSEPFKYSWDKFVKEGRTFWDGVRNYQARNNLRSMGVDDLCLFYHSNEGKEVVGMAKVVKTAYQDPTTTDTKWVCVDVVPQEKLKKPVSLEQIKNEPKLKDIGLVRQQRLSVVALTREEFDTILELSEK, encoded by the coding sequence ATGAAGTTTTGGTTAATCAAATCTGAACCATTCAAATATTCTTGGGACAAGTTTGTGAAAGAAGGGCGCACATTCTGGGATGGCGTAAGAAATTACCAAGCTCGCAACAACCTGCGTTCAATGGGGGTTGACGACTTATGCTTATTTTATCACAGCAATGAAGGTAAAGAGGTAGTTGGAATGGCGAAAGTGGTCAAAACTGCATATCAAGACCCCACAACAACAGACACAAAGTGGGTTTGTGTTGATGTTGTACCTCAAGAAAAGTTGAAAAAACCCGTTTCTCTCGAACAAATAAAAAATGAACCTAAACTCAAAGATATCGGTTTGGTAAGACAGCAGCGATTGAGTGTGGTAGCATTGACAAGAGAGGAGTTTGATACAATCTTAGAATTATCTGAAAAATGA